Proteins co-encoded in one Leptospira yasudae genomic window:
- a CDS encoding hybrid sensor histidine kinase/response regulator encodes TINTMVDQLNSFASEVTRVAKEVGTEGKLGGQADVRGVAGTWKDLTDSVNSMASNLTGQVRNIADVTTAVARGDLSKKITVDVKGEILELKNTINTMVDQLNSFASEVTRVAREVGTEGKLGGQADVRGVAGTWKDLTDSVNSMASNLTGQVRNIADVTTAVARGDLSKKITVDVKGEILELKNTINTMVDQLNSFASEVTRVAKEVGTEGILGGQADVRGVAGTWKDLTDSVNFMANNLTTQVRGIAKIVTSVANGDLKKKLYLEAKGEIAELSDTINDMIDTLGLFGDQVTTVAREVGIEGKLGGQASVPGAAGLWRDLTDNVNQLASNLTSQVRAIAEVATGVTKGDLSRTVMVKAAGEVAALSDNINEMIRNLRETTRINTEQDWLKTNLAKFTRLLQGQRNLVNVSKLILSELAPLVSAQHGAFFITETIENEPSLKLLVSYAYQERKHVSNRFRPGEGLVGQCFLEKERIMLTNVPTDYIKISSALGEAPPLNIVVLPVLFEGEVKAIIELASFSNFTPIHLNFVDQLTESIGIVLNTIAASMRTEELLIQSQTLTEELQGRQEELTKTNERLEEQAKSLQDSEDLLKKQREELQEKNDELEEKARLLAKNNDEVERKNQEVEQARHSLEEKARQLALTSRYKSEFLANMSHELRTPLNNMLILSRLLYDNENESLSPKQIEYAKTIHSSGYDLLQLINDILDLSKIESGKMTVDLDAISFRELADYLERSFRETARNKELKFQVDLSAELPIRMTTDLQRLQQILRNLLSNAFKFTEKGGVDLRIAPVVSGWDREHKILQQAKTVIEFSVTDTGIGIPPEKQGLIFEAFRQADGSTSRKYGGTGLGLSISKEITRLLGGELQLMSEPGKGSRFALYLPAEYIPTEINLEPEDLNEPKWVQPPVLDDRGGTFIPNIIGTSVLGDDNSQKQREIIEDDRSNLSGEVVLIIEKNEGLARRLLKSVRSNGFKGIVAMDGKTGLSFLKGYSVHAVLLDFHLDDMNGWFILNWLKKEPKFRHVPVLIVSEDDQWRRSLRMGALGHISKPLDEGILQSELNRVRKFIQSHPRHLLIADSDQKHGKKLLELIGNGDVIAKVAASSREVLESLRKETFECMISSLQLKDSTVFDLVKEINQSGFDQIPIVVYSDTAFGDEDRIKIQGLKETNTIKEAETVAALVEETAVFLHRSQESISPKQRALLSEASHNDPILIGHKVLIVDDDIRNIFALTSILEQHKMKVAFAESARDGIELLKSTSDIEIVIMDVMMPDMDGYEAMKTIRADKQFASLPIIALTAKAMKGDREKCLEAGASDYITKPVDVDQFLSLLRVWLCR; translated from the coding sequence ACACGATCAACACGATGGTGGATCAGTTGAACTCGTTCGCATCGGAAGTGACTCGGGTTGCAAAGGAAGTAGGTACGGAAGGGAAACTCGGCGGACAAGCGGATGTGCGCGGTGTTGCGGGAACTTGGAAGGACTTAACGGATTCGGTAAACTCGATGGCCTCGAACTTAACGGGTCAGGTGCGTAACATCGCGGACGTAACGACTGCGGTGGCGCGAGGCGACTTGTCTAAGAAAATCACCGTGGATGTTAAGGGAGAAATATTAGAACTTAAGAATACGATCAACACGATGGTGGATCAATTGAACTCGTTCGCATCGGAAGTAACTCGGGTGGCGCGAGAAGTGGGAACGGAAGGAAAACTCGGCGGTCAAGCGGATGTGCGCGGTGTTGCGGGAACTTGGAAGGACTTAACGGATTCGGTGAACTCGATGGCTTCGAACTTAACGGGTCAGGTGCGTAACATCGCGGACGTAACGACCGCGGTGGCGCGAGGAGACTTGTCCAAGAAGATCACCGTGGACGTTAAGGGCGAGATCCTCGAGTTGAAAAACACGATCAACACGATGGTGGATCAGTTGAACTCGTTCGCATCGGAAGTGACTCGGGTTGCAAAGGAAGTAGGTACGGAAGGGATCCTCGGCGGACAAGCGGATGTGCGCGGTGTTGCGGGAACTTGGAAAGACTTAACGGATTCCGTAAACTTCATGGCAAACAACCTCACGACTCAGGTGCGGGGGATCGCGAAGATCGTGACCTCGGTCGCAAACGGGGACTTGAAAAAGAAACTCTACTTGGAAGCGAAGGGAGAAATCGCCGAACTTTCGGATACGATCAACGACATGATCGACACCTTAGGGCTGTTTGGTGATCAGGTGACCACGGTGGCAAGAGAGGTGGGAATCGAAGGAAAACTCGGCGGACAAGCGAGCGTGCCCGGAGCGGCCGGTCTTTGGAGAGACCTTACGGATAACGTGAACCAGCTCGCAAGTAACCTGACGTCTCAGGTGAGAGCGATCGCGGAAGTGGCGACCGGTGTGACCAAAGGGGACCTTTCCCGAACCGTAATGGTAAAGGCGGCCGGAGAGGTTGCGGCCTTATCGGATAACATCAACGAGATGATCCGCAACTTGAGAGAGACGACTCGGATCAACACCGAACAAGACTGGCTCAAAACGAACCTCGCCAAGTTCACTCGCTTGCTGCAAGGTCAAAGAAACCTGGTCAACGTCAGCAAGCTGATTCTTTCCGAATTGGCTCCTCTCGTCTCCGCACAACACGGGGCGTTCTTTATCACGGAAACCATCGAGAACGAACCCTCCTTGAAGCTGCTCGTAAGTTACGCCTATCAGGAACGCAAACACGTATCGAACCGATTCCGTCCGGGAGAAGGACTCGTAGGCCAGTGTTTTCTGGAAAAGGAAAGAATCATGCTTACGAACGTACCGACGGATTACATCAAGATCAGTTCGGCTCTCGGAGAAGCGCCTCCGTTGAATATCGTCGTATTACCGGTGTTATTCGAAGGAGAGGTCAAGGCGATCATCGAACTTGCGTCCTTTTCGAACTTCACGCCCATTCACTTGAACTTCGTGGATCAGCTTACGGAAAGTATCGGGATCGTGTTGAATACGATCGCCGCGAGTATGAGAACCGAGGAACTCCTGATTCAATCCCAAACCTTGACGGAAGAACTTCAAGGACGTCAGGAAGAATTGACCAAAACGAACGAACGTCTGGAGGAACAAGCCAAGTCGTTGCAGGATTCAGAAGATCTTCTCAAAAAACAAAGGGAAGAATTGCAGGAAAAGAACGACGAATTGGAAGAGAAAGCGCGCCTTCTCGCAAAGAACAACGACGAGGTGGAACGCAAAAATCAGGAAGTGGAACAGGCGAGACATTCTCTCGAAGAAAAGGCGAGACAACTCGCGCTTACTTCCCGTTATAAGTCCGAGTTTTTGGCGAACATGTCGCATGAACTGAGAACTCCTCTGAACAACATGCTGATTCTTTCCCGATTGTTATACGACAACGAAAACGAAAGTCTGTCTCCGAAACAGATCGAATACGCGAAGACGATTCACAGTTCCGGATACGATCTGCTCCAGTTGATCAACGATATATTAGATCTTTCTAAAATTGAATCCGGTAAGATGACGGTCGATCTGGATGCGATCTCTTTTCGCGAACTCGCGGATTATCTGGAGCGATCCTTTCGCGAAACGGCGAGAAACAAGGAACTCAAGTTCCAAGTGGATCTAAGCGCGGAACTGCCGATACGAATGACGACAGATTTACAGAGACTGCAGCAGATTCTCCGCAACCTTCTTTCCAACGCGTTTAAGTTCACCGAAAAAGGAGGAGTCGATCTGAGAATCGCTCCTGTCGTTTCCGGTTGGGACAGGGAACACAAGATTCTTCAGCAGGCGAAAACCGTGATCGAGTTCTCCGTAACCGATACGGGAATCGGAATTCCTCCCGAAAAACAAGGCCTGATCTTTGAAGCGTTCCGCCAAGCCGACGGAAGTACGAGCCGTAAATACGGAGGAACCGGACTCGGACTTTCGATCAGCAAAGAAATCACGAGGCTGTTAGGCGGAGAATTGCAGTTGATGAGCGAACCTGGAAAAGGAAGCAGATTCGCGTTGTATCTTCCTGCGGAATACATTCCCACCGAGATCAATCTCGAACCGGAGGATCTGAACGAACCGAAGTGGGTGCAGCCTCCGGTGTTGGACGATCGAGGCGGAACCTTCATCCCGAACATCATCGGCACATCGGTGTTAGGCGATGATAATTCCCAAAAACAAAGGGAGATCATCGAGGACGATCGGTCCAACCTCTCGGGCGAAGTCGTTCTCATCATCGAAAAAAACGAAGGTCTCGCAAGGCGATTGTTGAAAAGCGTTCGATCCAACGGATTCAAAGGCATCGTTGCGATGGACGGAAAAACGGGTCTTTCGTTTTTGAAAGGTTATTCCGTTCACGCGGTTCTTCTGGACTTTCATCTGGACGATATGAACGGATGGTTCATCCTCAATTGGCTCAAAAAAGAACCGAAGTTCAGACACGTTCCCGTTCTGATCGTATCGGAGGACGATCAATGGAGAAGAAGTTTAAGAATGGGAGCCTTGGGTCATATCTCCAAACCGCTCGATGAAGGAATCCTGCAAAGCGAATTGAACCGTGTTCGAAAGTTTATACAATCGCACCCGAGACATCTACTGATCGCGGACTCGGATCAAAAACACGGTAAAAAACTTTTGGAGCTGATCGGAAACGGAGACGTAATCGCGAAAGTCGCCGCTTCGAGCCGTGAAGTTTTGGAAAGTCTCCGGAAAGAAACCTTCGAATGTATGATTTCCTCTCTGCAGCTGAAGGATTCCACCGTGTTCGATCTTGTCAAAGAGATCAATCAATCCGGTTTCGATCAGATTCCGATCGTAGTCTATTCCGATACGGCGTTCGGGGACGAGGATCGAATTAAAATTCAAGGTTTAAAGGAGACGAATACGATCAAGGAGGCGGAAACAGTCGCCGCGCTGGTGGAAGAAACCGCGGTCTTTCTGCATAGATCTCAAGAAAGCATTTCACCCAAACAAAGAGCCCTTTTATCGGAGGCTTCCCACAACGATCCTATAT